The following is a genomic window from Planctomycetia bacterium.
ATCCCATCAGGCTCAGGGGCTCGCCGCCGGCGCGCACGCATTCCAGGAATTCACGGGCCCGCTCCTTGAAGAGGAAGAAATCCTCGTCGATGAAGATGAATCCTCGGAGGTCGTCGCCCTTTTCTCTCGCCGTTCGCTGCATCCCGCGCAGCGCTTCGTAGATATCGCGGCCGGATTTGAGGAAGGGAACGTACTTCCGCTTGAAGAAATGCGATGTGCAGCAGAAGTCGCAACCGTTTGGACATCCCAGCCCCGCCGTCAGGTGACCGACCACGTTCGACGGCTGAAACGAAAAAACGCGCACCGCCGGGATGGGCGCATAGGGATGCGACACGGGCTGATCGCCCGCCTCGCCCAGAAGACGGCGCATGAAGCCGATCCCCTCCTCGCGGCAGACGTGGTCGCAATAAGGCTTGAGCAAATCGTCAGGGAGGACTGTGCCGTAACCGCCGAGGATGATGCTAGTGTCAGGGGCGTGTTTGCGGATCAGTTCCACCATGCGCCGCACCTTATGGAAGGTCGCCACGACGAAATTGATGCCGACATAGTCGTAGGCGTGCGCTCTTAGCTCGCGAATGAATTCACGTTCTGATGGATAGTGCAGCACGGTTGCTGGCGCCGCGATGTTTTCGGCGATGTAGTCGATCGCCCAACAGCGAATGACTTGCCGAAAGCTGAAAAGCCCCTGAGCACGGGTAACCTGGGCATTGAACAATTCGGCGCCGACGGAATCCCCCTCGCCCGGCCCCCCGAAGGGACGACAGACGGTTGAGAGCAGTAGTTTTGACATGAATGAGACTCACCTGACAAGGTAAACATCGTTTGAATACGAATCCGCCGACCGCCCGAACATCGCGAGAAGCAGACTTCCACTCGGGCACATCCGCCGGGAGGACGACAAGGAAGGTCGCTCTGGGCTGACATATTCATACATCTAGATGGAGATGTCAAGAAACATCCCAACCTCGGACAGAAAACAGATCCGATGTTTGAAGCGCAAGCTCTTAATACGGCCCATGCTATGGAAGGCGGTTCACCTGGGACAAAAAGTCTCAGGCCGTGCTCATGTATCCCTCATCCGGACAATAGATCGCCGAAAGGGCCGCGAGCGATCAATTTGATGACGTGATGGTCGATGGCGTTCGGCAGGGTTTCGCAAACTCCGCGGGATTGATTGGGATGCCGGATGAGGTCGCAGTCGTCACATCGTGCCGAAGAGGAGATCCTTGCGGAATGACTGTGCGAAAATCCCGTGCAGTCGGGCGAGGACGTAGTTGCCGTAGAAATAGAACGCCATCACGACGCCCCACGCCACGAGCGCCAGTGCAACCTGTAGCATGTTGCCCTGGCCGGCCCCTTTCATCATCTCGCCGATCTGCGGAATGAACCAGTCGAAGACGATCGCCAGAAAAGCCGAGGCGAACAAGATGCCGTACACCGACAGGAGCAATACAAGAAAGATGTAGTGAACGTGCGTACGGCCGATTGACTTGAACACCCTTATCGGATTGATCGCCTGGCCCACCGAACCGAGTCCGAAGCCCAGGAGGTTCATCGGCACGCCGAAGGAAATGACCAGCATGCCGATGAAAAAGGGAGTGCCGGCGGCGGTGAATATCTCAAGGACTTCGCCTTTTTGAATCTCGGCGACGAGATCGCCGGGGTAGGTGACGAAGAGAATTCCCGTTGTCGCCACGGCATAGTAGGAGAGGAGCACGAAGTATCCGACGAAGCTCTTGCCCCAGGCAGCGGGAGTCCAGCCTAGATTCGGCGGGGCCTGAGTACCGATGACGGTCGCGCGGATCGTGTCCAGAAAGGCGTGCAGGGCCACGGCGGTGTAGAAAAGCACCTCCAGGCCGAAGATGGCCGCGAGGATCCACTGGATTCCCGACAAATCCTGCTCCTTCAGGTCAGCGCCCGGCAGGCCGACATTTCCCTGTGCCATCACATAAGTCAACGCGGTCATGATTGCCACTGGCGCGAGAGCCGCAGCGATGGCGATGCCCGCGGCAGAGCCGAGCCCGGCCAGCGCGGGAATCGGATAAGTGACGGCGGTGGCAAAATCTCCATAGAAGGCGGCCGCACCGCCGCGCGATGCCTTGACCTTGACGAGCGTCTCTCCTTTGACCAGAGCGGGTATGGATTGCCAGCAATGGGAGCAGAGGATGTCGGCGTAGGGGTCCTTTACCTCGGTGGGCTTATTGCAATTGGGGCAGACCCGCACCTTGGCACTGGATTTTTTCTTGGCCTCTTTTTGGGCGGCGACGATCCGGCTCGCTTCGGCCAATTCCCGCTCGTCCATTTCTGTTGACGCGCGTTCGAGGCCGGCGAGACCTTCGAGGTCCAGCTTTGATGCTTCCATCGCGGCGCCGGTGCCGGCCGTCAGCTTGGGAACGGAAAAGGCCCGGCTGCAGGCGGGGCAGCGAATCGCCTTGCCCGCGTACTTGTCGGGGATAGTCAGCTTTTTTTGACATCGCGGACAACGTAACTTCATGGGAGGCTAGACCTTGGAGACGACCTTTTAACGGGCATGATTTGTGTTCATCCTAAGGGAAAGCACGCGGCGCAGCAAAAAGCTCATGCGGACACTGATGCCCAGTCAGGGCCCAAGCGGCGATCAATCAAGGTCGGAGTTTTCTCGGTCGTTCGTGTCGGAGTAGTACCGTCCGACGACTTCGCCATTGTGAATGACAAGCGTTACGGGACTATTCAGGTAACGAGTCGTGGGCCAACAGGTGACGTGCAGGTCGCCGTCTTCAACGGGTGTTGCGCACATTCTCCACTGCGGGGGGAGCATCGAGCGTGATCGCAGATAATCTCGAGACTTCTCAATCGCTGATATCGCTTGCTTCGGTAGCTCGTGCGGCGATGGCTCCGCTTCAGACGTGCGACACCAGCAGGGCTCAGACTCCGTCTTGACGGTCACGATGGCGACGCGGCCCGAGCACTCCAGGATTCCGGCCTTCTCCGGGACCATTTGCGCTACGGCAAGGCCGGGGCTTTCGGCGGGCCGAGGTGCGGCGTCAAGCGGAATTCGCATCCGCTCGTTTGCACGGCAGCCGAAACCCACGATTCCGCAGGCGCCGACCATGCACAGGATCACGAAGCGACACAGGTGATTGCTATCCATTTTCGGCCCATCGATTCAACGGGGCTGCCGCGCATGTATTTCCAAGGCGATTTTTCTATCCTACCGCCTGGTGGCCCGGCCCGTACAACAGATTCTGGACCCGTCCGCGGGATTTATACGTCACCATTGCCAGCTTGGTGCTCGCATCCGATCATCATCGCATATCATGGGGTTGCGTTACCGCCCATACGGAGCCTGAATCGTGACTCAGCTTGACCAGACCGTTAAAGGATTTCTTCAATCCCTCAGTTCCAAAGCCGCCACGCCCGGAGGAGGGAGTGCCAGCGCCTTGGTCGGGGCGGTCGGTGCGGCGCTCTGTGGGATGATAGGGCGCCTCAACGACAAGAAGGACGGCGCGCCGGGTCCTCTTCATGATACGCTCGGCGAGGCGGACCGGTTGCTCGCACGCCTGGGCGAATTGATCGACGAAGACGTCTTGGCATTTGAAGCACTGGCCGCCTCGTGGAAATTGTCGGACGACAGCCCCGAGAACGCAGCCGCAAAGGAATCGGCGGCGATCGCGGCGACACAATCTCCGTTGGAGATCATGGAACAGGCCGTGGCCGTCATGCGCCTGGCCGTAAGCGGGCTGGAGAAGTCCAAGAAGAATTGTCTGTCGGACGCCGGCGTCGCGGGGTTGATGGCACATGCGGCGCTGGAGGGCGCGCGGCTCAACGTGGCGATCAACCTGCCGGGGATCAAGGATGCGGTGGCAAGGTATTCACTGCGAACACGATCGGGCGCGCTTCGAGATGAAGCGGCCGCCTTACGCAAGCGGATCGACGCGCTGATTGACGCCAGCTATGGATGAGCGAGGGGTCGGCGTTTTATCGCCGCGTGGGCATCAGTTTTTGCTCCAGACCACAGTGACGCAGCGCCAGGCTCTTGGCAAGCTGGTCGATGTCGTCAGTGACACTTGGTCCGGCCTGATTGATGATGCTACGCGCAATTTCCGGTGTCATTTTCAGATTCCATTCATCACGAAGCGTCTCACCCGCTCGCGGCATGACGTTTTGCTTGTCGATCACCCCACGGACACTGCCAACCAACACTGACCATTGATCATTTGGAACATGGTCGATTCTTTCGCTGGATGGGCCAAGCCCGCGATACCAGTTTCCGAAAAGTCCCAGTCGTTTGACATCCGCAGGCTTCGCCGTATGCGCGATGACCCTGCGACCCATTCTGGGATCGGGCGCAAACATGCACCCCGCGAAGACGACGTCAGGCTCTCTGAGCTCGATCGGATACATATTCCCGGCAATGACGCAGTTCGTAACCAAACAGAATCCGCCTTCAAGCTTCGGCGTGCGGTAGGTCACGTTGGAAAAAACGCAGCGGTCGATCCGGGCCAGGTTGTCTATATGAGCTATTCGGTCTTTACTGGTCCATATCAAAAGGCCCTGCCCATAGACGCCTACCGGCATTGAAAACAAGCAGCGCTCGTAGTTAATGCGCCGGGTGCTCAAGCCTCCGCAGCCGGCCATATCGTCGGCGCAAATTGCGAAGCTGCACCGCGAGACCGTCACGTCCTGGCAATCGGAGATCACCAGACCTCGACCGTCCATGCCGTCCGACTTCATGATCTCGCGGGCAATCGTTGCGAAGTCATCACCGCCATGATGACGATGGGCGAAGTTCTCATGACGAATTAAACTGCAGTTTATGTAAGCAAGCTGATCGCCGACCAGATAGGTCGGGCCCGGCTTGCTGATGAGGGAAAACCGATTGACGTTCTTAACGGCCAGCGCCGTGGACAGGCGGATCGTCCAGCCTTCGGGCGGCGTCTCAATCGTGACGGTCTGACCGTCAGCGGCGTTCTCAAGCGCCTGCCTGAATACGGCCTCGGGCGGCATCCTGAGAATGACGTCTTGGGCTGAGCGTGACGGCGGAGGAGGCAGAAAACAAAACGAACACGCAGCAAGAATTTGTAAGCAGGAGAACAGCGTGTACACCCGGGGCATTATCGAATCGGGCATGATCTCCCGCAAGCCGTGACACGTAGTCAAACCAGCCGCATTGGAAGAATATGTTGGGACCGACAAAATCAGTAGAATTGGGTGGAATGACGGAAAGGCGCGCGTGAGACGATGGATTCTCGTCCGACATCAACTTCGGTCGGCCTCTTTGGCGGGAGCTTCGATCCCATTCACTTCGGCCACCTCATCTCCGCGCGAAGCATTGCCGAGCAGCTTGGATTGGAGCGGATCGTGCTGATTCCGTCGGCACGGCCGCCGCACAAACTGGGCGGGGTTAAGACGGCGCCGGAGCACCGGCTGGCAATGGCAAAGCTGGCCGTGGACGGCGATTCGCTATTTGACGTATCCGACATTGAGCTTCACCGCGAGGGTCCGAGCTATACATTCGACACGGTCGGGCAATTTCGACAATTACTTGGCGATAATGTGAAACTCTGTTGGCTGATCGGCGGCGATACGCTTCCGGAACTGCCGACGTGGTATCGGGTGCGTGAGTTGGTTCAGTTCGTGCGGATCGTGACCGCCACCCGGCCGTCGTGGAGCCCGCCGGCGGCTTCCGTTCTGGAGCCGGCAGTTGGTCCAGACGCTGCCGCGGCGCTTTTGAAGGACTGCATTCTGACACCGAGGATAGATATCAGCGCCACAGACATCCGCGCCCGAGTCCGAGATGGGCGCAGCACACGATACCTGCTTCCTGAGCCCGTGAGGTCCTATATTGAGCGCAACGAGCTATACCGGCCGTAACATTTAAGGGGGAGGAGAATCTCTTCGTAACCTTCTTTCTGGCAGTTCATTAGAGATTGGTAGATATGCACCCCAAGTCGCAGTTGCGGCGTATAAACAATTTGACCGGTCAGTGGTCTTAGGCTAGGCTATTTATTGGAGAGGTCTGTATTTGCCGCCCGGACCCGTAAAGGTCGCAAGGACGGCTGGCCATGGCGTGGGGCCGTGCAACCCTCTTCGCCGGGAGCAAGGGAAAGCCCCCCGGCAGCACTGGGAGTTCCGTTTGCGCCGTTGGAATGCGGTGAACTTGGTTAACGCCCGGAAGACACGGGACCGATGATGATGAAAGAGGCGTCGTCCGCAGATTCGGACGACCGGGCCTGTGGGCCCTGTGCGAGGCGGCAGCCCGCATCCGCTTCGAGCCAATGAAAGGTATCTGGTAAGCGCTTCATGCCCAGAGATCCCAAGCAGTTTACGCAGCGTCGAATTCAGTTGGTTGTCGGTGCTGCATTGGCAGGCATCCTGTACCTGCAATTCTCGCTGACCGAGGAGAATGAGGTCGTGGTTGGTCCGCGCTCTCCCATTGTCATGGCGGCGACGATCACCCAGGATCCATTTGAGACGCTGATTCGCACCCGGCCGCTGGAAGCGCTGATCCGTTCCCGGCAGGAACACGCGAAGCAGGTACCGGATTACAAGTGCACGATGGTTAAGCAGGAGCTGCTCCCTTCCGGCATGAGCGAAGAACAGGAGATTGACGTCCTTTTCCGTCAGGAGCCTTACAGCGTCGTTCTGACATGGCGCCGCAATCCCGGCCTTGCCGAGCGGGTGGTTTATGTGAAGGACCGGTGGATCGACGAGGACGCCGACAGCCCCGAGGAACGCGACCTGGCTGTGTGCCAGCCCGGCCCCATCGCCCGATTGCTGGTCAAAAGTCTCAAGCAACCGATTCACGGCAAGCTGGCCAGAAAGACTTCCCGGCGCTTCATTGATGAGTTCGGCTTTACGCGAGCGCTGGACCTGCTCATCAAGTATTGCGAGATCGCCCACGAGAGCGGCGATTTGAAGCTCGTCTATTGCGGCGAGACGCGGTTTGATGGACGGCCCGTCTGGGTTGTTCGTCGCACGCTTCCCTACACGGGTCCCGATGGCCTTTATCCCGACCGAACGGCGGAAGTTTTTATCGATAAGGAATACCGCGTTCCGGTCGCCGTTTACTGCTACTCGGATGACGCCAAGGAAACCCACAACTTGCTTGGCAAGTACGAGTATCGAAACATTCGGATGCGTGCCGGGCTCTCCGAATCCGATTTCGATCCCAAGACCTACGGTATGTAGGCCCCCCACCGCATGCTGATTTCATTTTGAAAACAGATTTGAGGAGCAGTGATGCTTCCGCCTTCGTTGCGCGCCCGTGGCTACCCGCGCCTGTGAGCTGAGCGTTGGCTCAATTTGCGTAGGGGCCGACATGCTCGAACGGGTTCGATTGCAGAAGCTTTGGAAGGAAGATCGCCGCGACACCCATGATGAGAGAGATGAGGCCGATCAGGCCGAGAGCGAGCTTGGTCGTGGCGCTTAATCCGGCGAAGGGCTTGTCGATAAGTACGAGCACCGCAATTGTCGCCTTCACCGGAGCGAGGGCGATTGCCTTTGTCATGCCGAAGATGAGCCTGGGAAATCTGCGCCAACCGACGGATCGGACCACGATTGGCGCGGGCTGGTCCACGGTTGTACCGATGGCCTGCTCCGGAGTCTTGGGTTGATCGGAGACTTTCGCGGCGGGGGAATCCGGCGGTTCGAGAACGATGGTCGCTCTTGCCTTTTGCCTCGCAGGGGCAACGGACTTTTTCTCCGCGGTCGCCGCGAGCTCGATTAAAGGTCGGTCTGCCGGGAATCGCTCGTTCGACTCTTCCTTGATGAGTGTCGGCTTTTTGGTTGACGGTGCATCGCCGCCCGTTAGCTTGCCTTCGCCCTTGATTACCAGCTCATTGCCCTTCTCTGAATCTGAGGGCTTTTCCTCGTCAACGGTCGCGTCGGGGACTTCCACGAGATGGGAGTCGTCCCCCGTCTGTCGCTTCAGCTTTTCAACGTGGGCTGCGGTCTCCTCCAAAGCGGCGAGGGCGTCCGGTTTGTCGGGGAACGGAGTGGCATGAAGCTCTTTTGGCTCGCGCTGCTCGTCGGCAACGCCGACTCCGGACGAGATGTCGGCGACCAGGGACTCGGCCTGATTCAGAAGGCGCTCCAACTCCTCGGCGCCGACCGAGATGGGTGAATCGTCAGGAGATGGTGTTTGCTCTTTGGGGTCCATTTTTCTTCGCGCGGACAAGTATCGTTCGACACGGCCGGCAGTTTCTTATCGGCCCCATGATTAAGAACGCTCAAGGCGTTTGGGATTGCGCATCTTGTGCCGGACGAGGGCTAAGTGGAATATGGCTGTATGGCCACGCGCAGATTCCATGTGACAGACGTGACGCCGGGGCGAATCAGGGTACAAGGGGCCCAGGCTGCGCACGGGCTGAAAGCATTGCGGTTGGGAATCGGCGATGAAGTCGTCGTTTTTGACGGCAACGGGGCCGAGGCCACGGGCAGGATCACTGAGATCGACCGGGAGGCCTTTGAAATTGAGGTGACATGCCGAGGTGCCCCTACGGACCAGCAACGGCTTTGCCTGACCATCGCGACCGCGATCCCCAAGGGCGAACGGGCCGATTGGATGATCGAAAAGTGCGCGGAACTCGGCGTCAGGCGGCTCATTCCCCTCGCATGCCAGCGAAGCCAGGTTCGCCCGGGGGCCGCGAAGCTGGAACGCTGGCGGCGCAAGGCGGTGGAGGCGGCAAAGCAATCGCGACAATCCACGGTGATGGAGATCGGACAGGAATGTCCGATTGGGGAGTTCGCGGCTCAACTGTCGAGTTCGTCGCTCCTACTTTTCGGAGACGGCGGCGCGGTACAATCCATGATTGATGTGCTGTCGAACCGTGCTGCGGAGGATGACTGTATCACCTGCATCGGGCCAGAGGGCGGGTTTGACGACGATGAACGGGAGTTGCTACGGTCGCAGGGAAGCATTCCGGTCCGCCTCGGCGGGACAGTCCTGCGAGTAGAGACGGCGGCGGTGGCGGCGGCGGCGATCTGGGCGAGTTGGGCGCGTTGACGACGATATGGCACAAAGCCTGAAAACCCGAACGATCTTTCGGAGCGCGACGACCTATGTCGGTGACGTGCGGTGCCGTCCGACCGACGGCGGATGCAGCTGCGAGGAAGTGTCGCACGTGGACGACTTCGCCTTTGTGCGGCGCGGTATGTTCATCAAACATGTAGGTAAGCGGGGATGCACCGCGAATCCCAATCACGTCGTTTTTTTCAACCGTGATGAGCCGTATCGCGTGAGCCACCCGATCAGGGGCGGCGATGATTGCAGCGTTTTTTCGATTCGGCGGGACGTCCTGGCCTCGATCGTCGCCGAATTCGATCCGTCGGCGCCGGATCGTCGGTCATTGCTGTTTAGGTCGGCAGATGCCGGCTGCGATGCCGCGCTGCATATGCGCCACCTGAGGCTGCTGAGCGAGATCGAGCGAGGTAATCTGACGGATATCGCGGTCGAAGAGCAGGTACTCCTATTGGCGCGCGAAGTGATGCGACAGTCGTCGAGCCGCTCATCGCAGCGATGCCGAGCCGTGCGAACTGAAACCCGCCGATCGCGCGCCGATTGCGTTGAGGAGGCTAAGCGCGTCATTTCCGCCGATTTCCGAACGCCGCTGTCTCTGGACGAGCTATCGCGCCGGGTTCACGCATCGCCCTATCACCTGTGTCGCATCTTCCGCGACGTCACTGGGCGGTCGATCCACGCCTACCGCAACGATCTTCGACTGCGATTCGCCCTGGACCGTCTGGCCGAGGGTGAGCAAGACCTGACAAGGCTGGCGCTGGAACTGGGCTTCGCCGACCACGGACATTTTTCGACTGCATTTCGCAGGACATTCGCCATTTCGCCCTCTCAATTTCGACTGATCGCCTCGCGGAAGGCGGTGCGCGAAATGAGCAGGAATCTACAAGTCTCCTGATCCGCTTTCTTCTATCTTTGGGTCATACCGGTGCGGGACCTGCGTTCATGTGGACCAGGAGATTCCGCACGCCGCGAAACACTTTTGAGGTGCCGCGATGAGCAAGGCTGCGTCGAAAGAGAAGTGTCCGGTCTGCGACTATGACCTCGATGAGTCGGCGATCAAAGCCAAGGTGCAAGGCCGCGAGATTCGTGTGTGCTGCGAAGAATGCCGCAAGGCGCTGCAGGCGTCGCCGGAGAAATATGCTCGTGGCAAATAACCATTGTCGCCAGGCGGTGGGCCGTGCCCGGGCACTTGCGATTCTTAACACCGCAGTAATCGTTGTTGCATGCGCCTCGTCCGGCTGCGCGATCAATGGACAACCCGGCGTTGACGAAGGTGGAAAACCCATGACAAAGCAGTGCGATGCCACGGACGAGAAGGAAATCGTTGCCCACATTCACGGGCTTTTTCAGGCATACATCAAGAAGGATCGCGAGACCATTCGACACGGGCACACCGCCGACTGGCGCGGATTTCAGACTCGCAGCACAAGAATCGTGCGGGGAATCGAAGAGTACATGCAGGCCGCCGACCGCATACTCGAAACGATGGAAGGCATTCGCTACGAATTGCACGACGTGGAAGTGCATATCTATGGCGACGTCGCGGTGGTCTATTACGTGGCGAGTTACTGGGTCCGCGGCAAGGACGGCAACGAACAACTCGTCCCCCTGCGCTCGGTGGACATCTATCGCCGCGAATCCGGGGGATGGAACCAGTGCGGCTCGAACATCAGCTTTGTTCCGCCTCCGGTCGAATCCTGAGCCAAATCTGTGTGCCCACCTTTTCATGGAATAGAGCAGCTAGTCGCCGACCTCTTCGAGCAGCGGGATGCAGATCGGGCGGCAGGCGACGGCTTCGAGGTTGGCCATGGCGTCGAGTGCTTGCGACATGGCGGCCTGGCGGGCTGGGCGCGTGGTGATGATGACGGGAACCGAGCCGTTACCCAGAGCCGCGTCCGGCTCGTGCTGAATGAGCGATGCGATGCTGATGCCCTCCGCGCCGAGAACGGTGGCGACTTTCCCGACGCTGCCGGGGCGATCGCGAAGGCTGATGCGCAGGTAATAGGCCGAGATGTTTTCTCCGGGGGAGCTATAAACGGCCGCAGGCGTCTGGTCAGGCAGGACGGTTAGTTGATCGAACGTCCGCCTGGCGTTGCCCAATGCGACGTCGACAATGTCGGAAACGACGGCGCTGGCCGTCGGTGCGCCGCCGGCGCCACGACCGTAGAGCATGACGTGCCCGACGGCATCGCCATAAAGACTGATCGCGTTAAAGGGGCCGGACACACTCGCCAGCGGATGCGCGTGTCGCACAAATGTCGGCCTTACAGAG
Proteins encoded in this region:
- a CDS encoding cyclodeaminase/cyclohydrolase family protein, producing the protein MTQLDQTVKGFLQSLSSKAATPGGGSASALVGAVGAALCGMIGRLNDKKDGAPGPLHDTLGEADRLLARLGELIDEDVLAFEALAASWKLSDDSPENAAAKESAAIAATQSPLEIMEQAVAVMRLAVSGLEKSKKNCLSDAGVAGLMAHAALEGARLNVAINLPGIKDAVARYSLRTRSGALRDEAAALRKRIDALIDASYG
- a CDS encoding nuclear transport factor 2 family protein — encoded protein: MTKQCDATDEKEIVAHIHGLFQAYIKKDRETIRHGHTADWRGFQTRSTRIVRGIEEYMQAADRILETMEGIRYELHDVEVHIYGDVAVVYYVASYWVRGKDGNEQLVPLRSVDIYRRESGGWNQCGSNISFVPPPVES
- the nadD gene encoding nicotinate (nicotinamide) nucleotide adenylyltransferase, with translation MDSRPTSTSVGLFGGSFDPIHFGHLISARSIAEQLGLERIVLIPSARPPHKLGGVKTAPEHRLAMAKLAVDGDSLFDVSDIELHREGPSYTFDTVGQFRQLLGDNVKLCWLIGGDTLPELPTWYRVRELVQFVRIVTATRPSWSPPAASVLEPAVGPDAAAALLKDCILTPRIDISATDIRARVRDGRSTRYLLPEPVRSYIERNELYRP
- a CDS encoding 16S rRNA (uracil(1498)-N(3))-methyltransferase, with protein sequence MATRRFHVTDVTPGRIRVQGAQAAHGLKALRLGIGDEVVVFDGNGAEATGRITEIDREAFEIEVTCRGAPTDQQRLCLTIATAIPKGERADWMIEKCAELGVRRLIPLACQRSQVRPGAAKLERWRRKAVEAAKQSRQSTVMEIGQECPIGEFAAQLSSSSLLLFGDGGAVQSMIDVLSNRAAEDDCITCIGPEGGFDDDERELLRSQGSIPVRLGGTVLRVETAAVAAAAIWASWAR
- a CDS encoding helix-turn-helix transcriptional regulator, which codes for MAQSLKTRTIFRSATTYVGDVRCRPTDGGCSCEEVSHVDDFAFVRRGMFIKHVGKRGCTANPNHVVFFNRDEPYRVSHPIRGGDDCSVFSIRRDVLASIVAEFDPSAPDRRSLLFRSADAGCDAALHMRHLRLLSEIERGNLTDIAVEEQVLLLAREVMRQSSSRSSQRCRAVRTETRRSRADCVEEAKRVISADFRTPLSLDELSRRVHASPYHLCRIFRDVTGRSIHAYRNDLRLRFALDRLAEGEQDLTRLALELGFADHGHFSTAFRRTFAISPSQFRLIASRKAVREMSRNLQVS
- a CDS encoding DUF1571 domain-containing protein, which gives rise to MPRDPKQFTQRRIQLVVGAALAGILYLQFSLTEENEVVVGPRSPIVMAATITQDPFETLIRTRPLEALIRSRQEHAKQVPDYKCTMVKQELLPSGMSEEQEIDVLFRQEPYSVVLTWRRNPGLAERVVYVKDRWIDEDADSPEERDLAVCQPGPIARLLVKSLKQPIHGKLARKTSRRFIDEFGFTRALDLLIKYCEIAHESGDLKLVYCGETRFDGRPVWVVRRTLPYTGPDGLYPDRTAEVFIDKEYRVPVAVYCYSDDAKETHNLLGKYEYRNIRMRAGLSESDFDPKTYGM